Within the Dunckerocampus dactyliophorus isolate RoL2022-P2 chromosome 10, RoL_Ddac_1.1, whole genome shotgun sequence genome, the region CATGTTGACATATCCTGGTGTTATTCACTCTCCAGCAGTCgcagaaatgtaagccacacccttgTTGTTTGTTCAGAACCTGACCGGATGCTAAtaaatgcattcaatgaggcagatttgGGAGAAAaattgttgtcttgctggaaatgacatcacGGTCACATTAGCtgaatacagtagaacctcgcataacgtaaacctccttttacgtaaacaACACAGAACGTAAAGAATTGATgttaagtttttgcatcgtattacgtaagataTTCCATATAACTTAAGCGTcgagtcggtgcaagttcagaaattcgatttgaatagcgcgcgcgacagagagagggaaacattttccatgactaacagagtacacttggtgacgccttctgacgctagtaatcttatttattacattattttatattggaatgttactctactatgtttatgctaatgttttcttatattttcccaacatatttggtggactttgaatattttgaagggccaaaggggtgagtttgggaagatcttggaacggattaggctatttacatgtattttacgcttcttataccgtataacgtaaaaaccctataacgtaaacgttctcggaacggattatttacgttgtaggggcgtctactgtactttgaatggggacacattttactcaacacactcactgaatatcttaagcattttcaagccatcagattaaaatgtgagtcactgatgtcaaagtccaagtccagTTGCAAGTTTTTGATTATATTGTTGAGTCCAAAATCAGGAAAATTGTCACTCGAGTCTGACTCGAGCCCACACCTCTGCTTTTGAAGTCACATAAGTGCCGTCTGCTGGGTTATCATCCGCATTTCGGCTGAGTTTTCTGTTGCTTAAATTGAGGTTTTGAGAGAGTTCAGGGTCAGTGCCTATGCAGCTGGATTTCttttcactcacattcatgtcTTTACGCAGGTTGAAGCATGAAACAACCCACAAGTATAAATAACAATCAAGTGCAAGAGACACTTGCTTTTAATGGCTCTCGATTAGGTGCCAAGGAGACTCCCACATGTCAAATGTGCTTGTGAGAATGTGCGTTAGAGTGTCAGaagggaaagaaagaaaacagcgGGACACCGGGAGTGGACGTTTCCTCTCAGCTGCGTGCTGAGAGCTGCACTGTTTTCTGCCTCCTGGGGAAACACAAGCAGCCGTCTGTCTTTTAGCTCCTCCGAAATGGACTCAGCTGGCACAAAAGCATCTCAAGAGCATCCAAGATAGCTAATGGAGTGGACGGCTGGGATGGTGCTCGGAAGAAAGATGAGCATTTCAAAGTTTCAAGAGATGGAAAGAACACGATGACTCCATGAACTTGCATTCATCCACGTTGTCTCCGTCAGCTTGATTCACCTTTGGAATTAGTTGGGTCAGTCGCTTTGTGTCGCCATCTTTATTAATGGCATTTGTTAGGCGTGAGTATCAGTTCGATACTATCGATACTAGCATGATGAGATCGATGCTtcaattctatttatttttacagcatctgtgttttatttgttgttgtggtggtggtgctcatattgttacattgtcggtagtgttatatttatatgttgttatattgtttcCAAACTCGGGGAATCATTTCTTGGACACGAGGGGTTTTGGGGTCAAAAAACAAGTCAATAGTAGTTTtagcttttgtttacttattttgcactattgtctttattttcctCAAACGCTTGTATGGAATGAAAGAAaagaattgtattattttgttgatattgttacattgtctcaTAGTGATGttttcatccatccagccatccatcgttcttctatgccgcttatcctcactggggtcgcgggtatgctggagcctatcccagctgacttaggtcgagaggccgggtacaccctggactggtcgccagtcaaccacagggcacatatacacaaacaagcaCTCCCGCTCACATtcataagtcactgttgatgcactgcactgctgatggggatgtcatacaacttcatgtcagcaAATCCGAAGGATCCCGTTTACGGTGTGTGTTCTGAGGCAGGGAGGATTGCAAAAGGTAGATAGATGACTTGTAAAAACAAGATAACTATGGTAAAATACAACATAAGCCAGAATATGGTAATCCCTCTtatttctttgaattgattcccGACCGGAGATATgtgaatttctacaaagtagaattccttatctACTTTATATATTGAATAGtttcataattagagcatagaaaatctgtttatgaccttctaaatatgtttttttaacattattagagccctctagacataacactccgatagtcacctttacactcgtattacccaatatattgcAGTTGACATAgcggaaaataaaacatataagacataaataagacataatatagactcacattttagcattgggagagttccttcttgttctttttgtacgtcctgttctgtacagtacttcctgctgtaggtattgtctcatcaaccagtgtagaatactacatatcatcacgtcctctgaatgccttgtttttgtatttcagttcattttgccacttttatgcttgaaaacgctgAATTTAtgccaaacatacagtacataaaatcTACCTAAGTATGCATttctactaataataggccatattcaaccatgaaacagcgaggatttcttaatatattttttttaaacgctgaaaaaatatgaagtggtgagggattactgtattgtgttGTCACTTTAAACTCTCATGACATGCGGTGGACGTACACAAAAAGATTACTGCGTGCGCTTGGGAGGTGAGTCTCTTCACATAACGTCTAAACGGAGATGACTACTACTTACATTATTTGCACATTGTGCTCCCATGTCGCATACCTTCTCTTTCCAGTCCTACAGTcgtcatcacacttttcctgcATGCCGATACTGGTACCACTCACCGAGATGGATGTGTCATCACTGTATTTTACAGCCATACTTGTCTTTTTCATCTGATTAAGATGGCTTTGAAAGAAGAAACAGCTGAATTGTTCCAGGAGCATCCATCTTTATTCATGTTAACAACACCCTTATTTTGAAACAATGTTCATTTTCCATTCTTACATTGACTATGCAGTCCAAACACATTACTGCATCAGAGAGCCGCAGTttgtcttcacagagacacacTATAGCTTGACATAATGGCTTCTACAGGTTTGCtcactgttttttcccccatatgGCTGAGCTAATTTGGAAAGAAAACCACAAACTCGTGGAGCAGACAGTCTCTTTGGCACGCAGCGTTGCTTTACAGCCAGCACATATGTTAAAAAAAGGAAGGAGGCCTTCGATGACTTCATGTCTACAATTTGGATGGATTATCCAACTTTGACAGAGGCTATTGTTGTCGTTATTCTTGTAGAAATGTGTATGGATACGCTGGGTTTGATTGTAACTTTCTTATGAAGCCTTTCTCTTATTAATTAACCGAGACATCGAACTGATCGTGACTCTTAGGTCGCTGATTTAGCTGCTCTATacgtatggaatcacaggagtgccaaaattgaaagggaatacgtgtggaaatacaaagagaatcgataataaaaaaaatacacaaatgtagtcatattctttttccattttgtcattgttttttttctgtattgtctttgttttttccaatttgccgttgtttttcctgttttgcatttgtcttttttgtatttgtccattactaaatgaaaaaacacaaatggaaaagacaaaggcgaaacaggaaaagcgacgccaaaatggaaaaaacaaagacaatccagacaatcattcttttgtctttgtcgtTAGGCtgctaaatgcaatgacaaaaagcaaGCGGAAAAAAAAGTATCCCTGCGTAAGCTCACCTGAAGTAACATTCGACCCATTTGAAAAACAATAGTAAAATAAAGCACACACGCTGATGGTCGAGCCTTTTTATGCACACAAGCAAGCAAAATACAGCAACCACCCAAGATTATCATAACAAGTGCTTTCTACTCAagaggaaagaaaaaacaggccAGGCATATACAGTAGAAGGTTTCGACCAATCAGGCACAATAGCTGCTTATAACAGGGCACATAAAAGTGAACCCACAACCAGCCCTGACAGATACAGAGTACCTGTACAGTGACACATTGCATTGACGAAACGTTGCATAATAGTACACAGAATGAGGAAATCCTCTTCAGCTTAGGTGTTtgagacaaacatgcacagATTTGCACTCATGAGCGTAATACATGTGTTTCACTCGTCAATACATTAAGAAATAGCATATAAACAATGTTATACTTTATACACACAACGGGGATAGCCTCAATTCATCAATTGTGCGACCCAAACATAGTCCAATGTCATCTGCGACATTATTTAGACTGTCGATCGCAGGGatctaaaagaagaagaatggaGAACATAGAGGTTTGTGATCCTGAGATCCCCAAAGGTGAGAAAATGATTGTTGCACTAGCAAGTATGTACTGTGTTTCTCGATGAACCGTACTcaatttttacaattatgttgCCGTTTCATGTGGTAGAACGTGTGTATCTGTGTACTCGGCATTTTAGATTCACAGTGTGACAAGGCATTGTTTGATTGGCAACGGTCAACTTCTTGTAATGGGCGTTGACCCAGTGTGCTATTTGTGCAGTATAAGGGGGACCGACTCAACGAAAATGTTGCTTAGCTCTTTGAAGCCAGAGAGCGTCTTTTAGCAAGGGAAGCGTCCTGATGGCTAGCTCTCAAACAGGGCATGCTCAGTAGTCTTCTTACAAAAACGTCACATCTTCTTGTGATTGCACCCACCGCCAGTGGGCGTCATACTCCAGATGCATCTTACTATTTAGTTTGCAAGTATCCAAGTCAACATTTACGTTTTTGTAAGGTTTACGTTTCGGGCTCTGGTTGACTTTTCCAGTGAGGCCAGGCCTAGTTTGTAGGGTTGTCTTCTCCAGGGTCCCGTTAGTCTTAATGATCTGGGTCTGAGTATTGTTCCTAAGGACCAGGCTAGTCTCTGCCACCTTAGAGCAAACTAAAGAATCCTGCTTCGCTTTAGGCTGAGCTTCAGGAATGCGGCCAGGAACCGATCCCTTTCCAGTTCCAGTCCCGATGATCCCATTCCCATTGACATCACCGACAACAATGGCCCCATTTCCAGTTTTCTCAGTTGATCTCGACCGAATGGTGATTACAACTCCATTCTCAACCCCAGCGCTAACCCCGGGTTTCTCCCCTGTCACAGTAGCAGAAGCGATGGCTGCAGGGCCTCCCGCTGTCCGCCCTACCGCAGTAGCCTCGGAGACCTGCGGTgtggaagagcagaggacagatTCTGAGCTTGAAGGGCAGTACTCGTCCATATCATCTGCCAGGGTGTCCAGGTAACTGCCGATGGAAATGTTGTCCAGCTTGTCGTTGGGGTCGTGAAGGCTACTCCAGGAACCTCTCCAGGAGGTGTCGGGGCCCTCCCCCAGGCTGTACTGGCTGCTAGTCAGGCTGCTGCAGCGGCTTGTTAGCGTGCTGCGCTCCTCCAGCAACCAtttcactgcctcgatgccctCGTTGACCGCCAGCAGCTGCTGAAGGATCTTAACGTCCACTGAGCGCAAGTGTGCCTGTGGAAACATGACAAGTAGATGCAAATCTTAAATAGTCTCTTGTCCGCAGCCGCCAGGAAAATAAACAGGccaaaacatttatttgcacCCTGCATCTTCTAAACGCTGGCTAAAAACTGTTCATGCAAAGAAAATGGGCTGCGTGGGTCAAGTCGAACGTGCTTTTTTCCGCAACTCATTCAGCCTaggtcggtaataatttataaatacatgaaaatgactCTGAAACAACACGCAgcaaaagacaaacaaatgaATATAGAAATAAAAGTGAGGCGTTTCCTCCTTCTCATGCGATATATTACACACGGACGGTGAACTGTGATTAGTCCATGCAGTGCCACCGCGGTGTGTGTGGGAGTGTGTGTCCTGGCACGCTGGCATGAGAGGTGTGCGTTAGGTTTGAGGTTTTGAGGCTGGAAGAGATTGAAGGCATAATGAGAGTGGCAGTAAAAGTTCTTCGGGCCTTGTCAGCGCTGAGGTGGCACATTGCTAACAAAGCTTCGTGCCCCTCACTTCTCGGCCACTCAGCTGAGCTTAGACTGTTAATTCATCGCTTCGTTTCCCTCTCAGTGTTTTCATCTCACGGAAGAAGGTGGAAAATCGACACGTCAGATCCTCGCCTGTCCGCGGTTCGGCATATTCACAgatcttttctctgctttaaaatgtaaataactcACAAGTCAGTTCACTCAAGATTttgcagcaggaagatgctctgacaagacgtgatgttgtgtaactcCACGTTTTGTGTGTACAATGCCTGcgtactagggatgtcccg harbors:
- the lurap1 gene encoding leucine rich adaptor protein 1, yielding MTMMEEGASCENTPDLRDIEAKIGRKTPEGLLRWMREEGSSSRGEVKLVPAGHETTKENGKKSLDEKIRILKTEMAHLRSVDVKILQQLLAVNEGIEAVKWLLEERSTLTSRCSSLTSSQYSLGEGPDTSWRGSWSSLHDPNDKLDNISIGSYLDTLADDMDEYCPSSSESVLCSSTPQVSEATAVGRTAGGPAAIASATVTGEKPGVSAGVENGVVITIRSRSTEKTGNGAIVVGDVNGNGIIGTGTGKGSVPGRIPEAQPKAKQDSLVCSKVAETSLVLRNNTQTQIIKTNGTLEKTTLQTRPGLTGKVNQSPKRKPYKNVNVDLDTCKLNSKMHLEYDAHWRWVQSQEDVTFL